A portion of the Ferrimonas lipolytica genome contains these proteins:
- a CDS encoding GGDEF domain-containing protein, which produces MSSFQWDKHFITGLATVDSQHKQLVNIINGYALELNQRNVQPQALAQLFEQLIDYSQYHFAEEEREMRTAGVDPRHQQLHVDAHQAFLADVLQQQSVIASNDLDGQHQLLDYLVNWLAFHILGIDQNMARQIQAINAGVTAEQAYIEEERNADPAVQPLVSTLERLYKQVSLRNQQLLTLNRSLEKRIAERTEALSQANKQLEVIASTDSLTGLPNRRYAINRLMELWQVSRQSKRSLVCMVIDADGFKQVNDNYGHIFGDTVLAELGKVLQYAIRTDDIICRVGGDEFFAIFPDTDLNGGLQLAQQILTEVRAVSVPTPDQPWQARVSIGVACSTTSMRSYQELIKLADKGVYLAKAAGKNCIRCINS; this is translated from the coding sequence ATGTCATCGTTTCAGTGGGACAAACATTTCATTACCGGGTTAGCTACGGTAGATAGTCAACACAAGCAATTGGTTAATATCATCAACGGCTATGCATTAGAGCTAAACCAACGAAATGTACAACCTCAAGCGCTCGCGCAGCTGTTCGAGCAGCTCATTGATTACAGTCAATACCACTTCGCCGAAGAAGAGCGAGAAATGCGCACGGCTGGGGTCGATCCTCGCCATCAACAGCTTCACGTTGACGCACACCAAGCGTTCTTAGCTGATGTACTGCAGCAACAAAGTGTCATCGCCTCCAATGATCTCGACGGCCAACATCAGTTGCTTGATTACCTAGTTAACTGGCTCGCATTCCATATCCTCGGTATTGACCAAAATATGGCGCGCCAAATACAGGCCATCAATGCCGGTGTAACAGCGGAACAAGCATATATTGAGGAAGAGCGAAACGCCGATCCTGCGGTTCAACCATTGGTCTCAACATTAGAGCGGTTATACAAGCAGGTATCGCTGCGTAATCAACAGCTGTTGACCCTCAACCGCAGCCTAGAGAAACGCATTGCCGAACGTACCGAGGCACTGTCTCAGGCCAATAAGCAGCTAGAAGTTATCGCCTCAACCGATTCACTTACTGGCCTTCCCAATCGACGCTACGCCATTAATCGACTAATGGAGTTATGGCAAGTCTCGCGCCAATCCAAGCGCTCGCTAGTGTGCATGGTGATCGACGCCGATGGCTTTAAGCAGGTCAACGATAACTACGGACACATCTTCGGCGACACCGTCTTAGCTGAGCTCGGTAAAGTGCTGCAATACGCCATCCGCACCGACGACATTATCTGCCGCGTCGGTGGCGATGAGTTCTTCGCAATCTTCCCAGACACAGATCTTAATGGCGGCCTGCAATTAGCGCAGCAAATACTTACTGAGGTGCGTGCTGTGTCTGTGCCAACCCCAGACCAACCTTGGCAAGCCCGAGTCAGTATTGGCGTTGCCTGCTCAACCACCTCAATGAGAAGTTATCAGGAGTTGATTAAGTTGGCAGACAAAGGCGTCTATCTGGCGAAAGCAGCGGGGAAAAACTGCATCAGATGCATCAATAGCTGA
- a CDS encoding putative quinol monooxygenase — translation MLNKIAKFTVKPEQRQHVETALLTYQNGAKQLRGNIAVRIYVDRDNPNLFFTYERWDCAAGIACNALQAYSIELQATLDTALIEPAELFELGETNPLPQPLKTAAVDDEEFIILFIFKIKPELRQRLLQQFEDHVSQTRTEAANLLFELYTINGSNDTLAVYEHWRNEAAVWDIHFNQPYSKITGTLMEAALIGDMKQYMNFVTQLA, via the coding sequence ATGTTGAATAAGATCGCAAAATTTACGGTTAAACCAGAACAACGCCAACACGTTGAAACGGCACTGCTGACCTATCAAAACGGTGCTAAGCAGCTGCGTGGTAACATTGCCGTGCGTATTTATGTAGACCGCGACAACCCCAACCTGTTTTTCACCTACGAACGCTGGGACTGCGCCGCAGGGATAGCCTGTAATGCACTACAAGCCTATTCGATCGAGTTACAAGCAACGCTTGATACGGCGTTAATCGAGCCGGCTGAGCTATTCGAGTTAGGCGAAACCAATCCACTGCCACAGCCATTAAAAACAGCGGCGGTTGACGACGAAGAGTTTATTATCTTGTTCATATTTAAGATCAAGCCTGAACTCCGTCAGCGCTTGCTGCAACAGTTTGAGGATCACGTTAGCCAAACCCGCACTGAGGCGGCAAATCTACTATTTGAGCTCTATACCATCAATGGTAGCAACGATACTCTGGCAGTCTATGAACACTGGCGTAACGAAGCTGCGGTATGGGATATCCACTTCAACCAACCCTACTCCAAGATTACCGGTACACTGATGGAAGCCGCGCTGATTGGCGATATGAAGCAATACATGAATTTCGTCACCCAGCTGGCATAA
- a CDS encoding LysR family transcriptional regulator, whose amino-acid sequence MSIANQLALFLDIVQQGSFTKAAALHDMDNSSLSKQIKKLEADLGVQLLNRSTRSFSLTSAGEEILAQAQTVVNTLDQIQDTAAAYHAQPKGALRITTSVSLGQEVVQPVINRFITRYPDIKVTLFLDDKKTDIIADHFDLAFRLGKMVESNLIATKIANTNFAIVAAQQFIDSYGEPKTPQELIALPAVIYSNGDVTLDQIDIGTSEPLGRYRMQGNCKVNDVRAIINAVKSGVGYTVLDLSNLDRPISELGLVPLLTDHQLSNQGTGIYAVYPHRKKSALVAEFLEAMKSYVGNPPYWEQYIPNYHELYNGNPRQ is encoded by the coding sequence ATGTCTATTGCGAATCAGTTAGCACTGTTTCTGGATATAGTGCAGCAGGGTTCATTCACTAAAGCGGCTGCATTGCACGATATGGACAATTCGTCACTGTCGAAGCAAATAAAGAAGCTCGAGGCGGATCTTGGGGTGCAGTTGTTGAATCGGTCAACTCGCTCCTTCTCGCTAACCTCTGCCGGTGAGGAGATATTGGCTCAGGCGCAGACGGTAGTGAACACCTTAGATCAGATCCAAGACACGGCAGCGGCATACCATGCCCAACCAAAGGGGGCGCTGCGGATAACGACCTCGGTGTCGTTGGGACAAGAGGTAGTACAGCCGGTGATCAACCGTTTTATCACACGTTACCCTGATATTAAGGTGACGCTGTTTTTGGATGATAAAAAAACCGACATTATTGCTGATCACTTCGATCTAGCCTTTCGTCTTGGCAAGATGGTCGAGTCCAACCTTATTGCCACCAAGATCGCCAATACCAACTTTGCCATTGTCGCTGCGCAGCAGTTTATTGATAGCTACGGTGAGCCAAAGACACCTCAGGAGCTAATAGCATTACCTGCGGTGATATACAGCAACGGTGATGTAACTCTCGATCAGATCGATATCGGCACCTCAGAACCACTAGGTCGCTACCGGATGCAGGGGAACTGTAAGGTAAACGACGTTCGCGCAATAATTAATGCGGTCAAGAGTGGGGTTGGTTATACCGTTCTTGATCTGTCCAACCTTGACCGACCGATCAGTGAGTTGGGGTTGGTGCCTCTTTTGACCGATCATCAATTATCGAATCAAGGGACTGGGATCTACGCAGTCTATCCTCACCGAAAAAAATCAGCGTTGGTGGCGGAGTTTCTCGAAGCGATGAAGAGCTACGTTGGTAACCCGCCCTATTGGGAGCAGTACATTCCCAACTACCATGAACTCTATAACGGCAACCCGCGCCAATAG
- the ltnD gene encoding L-threonate dehydrogenase, with protein MTQSYSVAVIGLGSMGMGAALSCINAGLTTYGVDLNPVALEQLNKAGAAATGTDAKAYAADVDAVMLLVVNAKQVNTILFDLGLAAALKPGTAVMVSATISADDAKAIETKLNEHQLLMLDAPVSGGAAKAAAGEMTIMASGSEQAFAKLQPVLDATSAKTYNIGTEIGLGATVKIIHQLLAGVHIAAGAEAMAMAAKAGIPLDTMYDVVTNAAGNSWMFENRMKHVVNGDYTPTSMVDIFVKDMGLVADTAKSLNFPSPLASTAYNMYLNASNAGYGHQADAAVIKTFSGITLPGDEA; from the coding sequence ATGACTCAATCATACTCTGTTGCTGTTATCGGCCTTGGCTCTATGGGCATGGGCGCAGCTCTGTCTTGCATCAATGCGGGCCTTACCACCTACGGTGTGGATCTTAATCCTGTCGCGTTAGAGCAACTTAACAAAGCCGGCGCTGCTGCCACTGGTACCGATGCTAAGGCTTATGCTGCCGACGTCGATGCGGTGATGCTACTGGTTGTTAACGCCAAACAAGTAAACACCATTTTATTTGATTTAGGCCTTGCTGCAGCATTGAAGCCAGGCACCGCAGTGATGGTGTCTGCCACTATTTCTGCCGACGACGCCAAAGCGATTGAAACCAAACTTAATGAGCACCAACTACTGATGTTGGACGCCCCAGTATCTGGCGGTGCCGCTAAAGCCGCAGCCGGAGAGATGACCATTATGGCTTCCGGCAGTGAGCAGGCTTTTGCTAAACTGCAACCGGTACTGGATGCCACCTCTGCCAAAACCTACAACATCGGCACTGAAATTGGCCTTGGCGCCACTGTTAAGATCATCCACCAGTTGCTGGCTGGCGTACACATTGCTGCAGGTGCTGAAGCGATGGCGATGGCGGCTAAAGCAGGGATTCCGCTGGATACTATGTACGACGTGGTTACCAATGCCGCCGGTAATAGCTGGATGTTTGAAAACCGTATGAAGCACGTCGTTAACGGCGACTATACCCCAACCTCAATGGTCGATATCTTCGTAAAAGATATGGGCCTGGTGGCAGATACAGCCAAGAGCCTCAACTTCCCATCGCCACTGGCGAGCACCGCCTACAACATGTACCTCAACGCGTCTAACGCTGGCTATGGCCACCAAGCCGATGCGGCCGTCATCAAAACCTTCTCCGGCATCACCTTGCCAGGAGATGAAGCATGA
- the otnK gene encoding 3-oxo-tetronate kinase yields the protein MIKIGVIADDFTGATDIASFLVENGLSTVQLSGVPAGDIELNTDAVVISLKSRSCPTDEAIRDSIAALDWLKSRGTEQVYFKYCSTFDSTAAGNIGPVTDALLDALDHDFTIICPSLPVNGRSVYMGNLFVGEQLLSESGMRNHPVTPMTDSNLVRLMDAQARGTTGLVNAAIIDAGVDAVKARLEEVKAAGHRYAVLDTLNEAHLETLGAAVAGLPLVTGGSGLALGLARHLATSTTKQSAAGQPTRGKTVIFSGSCSQMTNAQVADYRQHACSYPLDVKACIEQDDYARQIMAWLLPKLDNPAAPLVFATADAETLAQIQATYGAERASTAVEETFAELALLAKQHQVTNFIVAGGETSSIVTQRLGVEAFHIGPQIAPGVPWVKAVDQNLNLTLKSGNFGQVDFFSRALTFMVEK from the coding sequence ATGATCAAGATAGGAGTTATCGCCGACGATTTCACCGGCGCTACCGACATCGCGAGCTTCTTAGTTGAAAACGGCTTAAGCACAGTACAGCTGTCTGGTGTGCCGGCTGGCGACATCGAGCTGAATACCGACGCAGTCGTTATCAGCCTGAAATCGCGTTCTTGCCCAACTGACGAAGCAATCCGCGATTCCATTGCTGCACTAGATTGGCTTAAATCCCGTGGCACTGAGCAGGTTTACTTTAAATACTGCTCTACGTTTGACTCCACCGCCGCGGGCAACATCGGTCCGGTAACCGATGCCCTGCTTGACGCGCTGGACCATGACTTCACCATCATCTGCCCTTCGCTACCGGTTAACGGTCGCAGCGTTTACATGGGCAACCTATTTGTTGGTGAGCAGCTGCTGTCTGAATCTGGCATGCGTAACCACCCGGTCACGCCAATGACCGACAGCAACCTAGTCCGTCTCATGGATGCACAAGCCCGCGGTACCACCGGCTTGGTTAATGCTGCCATCATCGACGCTGGCGTTGATGCGGTAAAAGCACGCCTTGAAGAGGTTAAAGCCGCCGGCCATCGTTACGCGGTATTGGACACCCTCAATGAAGCTCACCTCGAAACCCTAGGTGCCGCAGTTGCCGGTTTGCCACTGGTAACCGGTGGTTCAGGCCTCGCACTAGGCTTAGCGCGACACTTGGCAACTAGCACAACCAAGCAGTCCGCTGCGGGTCAACCAACTCGTGGCAAAACCGTCATATTCTCCGGTTCATGCTCACAGATGACCAACGCCCAAGTTGCCGATTACCGCCAGCATGCTTGCAGCTACCCGTTGGATGTAAAAGCCTGTATCGAACAGGACGACTACGCCCGTCAAATCATGGCGTGGTTGCTACCTAAGCTAGACAACCCTGCCGCGCCGTTGGTATTCGCCACTGCCGATGCCGAGACCCTAGCGCAGATCCAAGCAACCTATGGTGCAGAGCGCGCCTCTACTGCAGTAGAGGAGACCTTTGCCGAGTTGGCCTTACTGGCGAAGCAGCATCAGGTAACTAACTTCATCGTCGCTGGTGGCGAAACCTCCTCTATTGTTACCCAGCGCCTTGGGGTGGAAGCCTTCCACATCGGCCCGCAGATCGCCCCTGGTGTGCCTTGGGTAAAAGCGGTCGACCAAAACCTCAACCTGACGCTGAAATCCGGCAACTTTGGTCAGGTGGATTTCTTCTCCCGCGCGCTTACCTTCATGGTGGAAAAATGA
- a CDS encoding aldolase produces MMTEQQLRQQMVDLGRSLFERGYATGGAGNLSLRLPCGNVLATPTGSCMGRLAADRLSKVSIDGNPISGDKASKEVQFHLAMYRANPKHRAIVHLHCTYLTALSCQEGLDPTNVIKPFTPYYVMRIGKMPLVPYFTPGDKAIADKLAALAPVHRAMLLANHGPVCAGKDLEDAVNNMEELEETAKLLNLMKDQPIRYLSQQEVAELEARYG; encoded by the coding sequence ATGATGACCGAACAACAACTGCGGCAACAGATGGTCGACTTAGGCCGCTCGCTGTTTGAACGGGGCTACGCTACTGGTGGCGCCGGCAACCTATCATTGCGCCTACCATGTGGCAATGTATTGGCAACTCCGACCGGTTCATGCATGGGCCGATTAGCTGCCGACCGCCTCAGCAAAGTCAGCATCGATGGCAACCCAATCAGTGGTGACAAAGCTTCGAAAGAGGTGCAGTTTCACTTGGCAATGTACCGTGCCAACCCTAAGCATCGTGCCATTGTGCACCTGCATTGCACCTATCTAACGGCGCTGTCTTGCCAAGAGGGTTTAGACCCTACCAACGTAATTAAGCCATTCACTCCGTACTACGTAATGCGCATTGGCAAGATGCCACTGGTGCCGTACTTCACCCCCGGTGACAAAGCCATTGCCGATAAATTGGCTGCACTGGCTCCAGTACACCGCGCCATGTTGCTGGCCAACCACGGTCCAGTGTGTGCAGGCAAAGATTTAGAAGACGCAGTTAACAACATGGAAGAGCTGGAAGAGACCGCTAAGTTGTTAAACCTGATGAAAGACCAACCGATTCGTTACTTAAGCCAACAAGAAGTGGCTGAGCTGGAGGCCCGTTATGGCTAA
- the otnI gene encoding 2-oxo-tetronate isomerase produces MAKFAANLTTLFTELPFMERFAAAKAAGFEAVEFLFPYDYAKEDLAAQLQQHGLTQALFNMFPGDWAAGERGMAAIPGREAEFRNNAEQALQYAIALGCKKVHAMAGIVDMNHSIDSHRDTFINNLRWAADLYAEHGIEIQIEPLNDRDAPGYFLAHQRDALELAKATDRDNVKVQFDLYHAQIMDGDLSKLIAEIGSYIGHVQIASVPERHEPSEGELNYPHLFKVLDKHYAGYIGCEYHPRNDTVSGLSWMAQA; encoded by the coding sequence ATGGCTAAATTTGCTGCCAACCTAACCACTCTATTCACCGAACTGCCGTTTATGGAACGCTTTGCGGCGGCCAAAGCCGCCGGTTTCGAGGCGGTTGAGTTTCTGTTTCCATACGACTATGCCAAGGAAGATCTGGCGGCGCAGCTGCAACAGCATGGCTTGACCCAAGCACTGTTCAACATGTTCCCAGGTGACTGGGCAGCAGGTGAACGCGGCATGGCCGCAATCCCAGGCCGTGAAGCTGAGTTTCGCAACAATGCCGAACAAGCACTGCAATACGCTATTGCGTTGGGCTGTAAAAAAGTGCACGCCATGGCCGGTATTGTTGATATGAACCACAGCATCGACAGCCACCGTGACACCTTTATCAACAACCTTCGTTGGGCTGCTGACCTATATGCCGAGCACGGTATCGAGATCCAGATTGAACCGCTGAACGACCGTGATGCACCAGGCTACTTCCTTGCTCATCAACGTGATGCGCTAGAGCTAGCTAAGGCCACCGACCGTGACAACGTTAAGGTTCAGTTTGATCTGTACCACGCCCAAATTATGGATGGTGATCTGTCCAAACTGATTGCAGAGATTGGTAGCTACATAGGCCACGTCCAGATTGCTTCGGTACCTGAACGTCACGAACCAAGCGAAGGCGAGTTGAACTACCCACACCTATTTAAGGTATTGGATAAGCACTACGCCGGTTACATCGGTTGTGAATATCACCCGCGTAACGACACTGTTTCTGGTTTGAGCTGGATGGCTCAAGCCTAA
- a CDS encoding GntP family permease: METTIIGIVAGLIALLAMVLKTRIHIFPAMIITALIIGLFGGMDPNALTKALTSGFGGTLSSIGLIIGFGVMMGSCFEVSGAAKRMARTFIKIFGKGREDIALGFTGVLVSIPVFCDSAYVLLQSLVRAISANTGKSVVGLGSTLAIGLLITHAMVPPTPGPVGVAALLGVDLGAYMVWGLIVAIPMMLGTIFYTRRMGQKYYRVPGKDGEWISEPAMFRGVKEMSSEEEAKLPSNLLSFAPILMPIALILTRTLMGKLPEGEEASFLYNLIQLVGHPVIAVGLGLLVALYGLTRHIPREQIITSMESGVSSTGIILLVTGAGGAMGAVLRASGAGDTIADAIASTGLPPILIPLAIASLLRLAQGSATVAMITAATITAPMVPGLGLEPVFVALACAVGAIGFSHFNDSYFHVVNRTLGVDETKAQMEIWCVTAMIAWAIGATMVTALNLAFGSAGTIFDLVIPMLTLAGLLVWISKQDTEELPATETA; encoded by the coding sequence ATGGAAACTACCATCATCGGCATTGTCGCAGGCCTTATTGCCCTGTTGGCCATGGTATTAAAGACCCGTATCCACATCTTCCCGGCCATGATCATCACAGCGTTAATCATCGGTTTGTTTGGTGGCATGGATCCTAATGCACTAACCAAGGCATTAACCTCTGGCTTCGGTGGTACCTTGTCTTCAATTGGTCTGATCATCGGTTTCGGTGTGATGATGGGTTCCTGCTTTGAAGTCTCTGGTGCGGCTAAGCGAATGGCTCGTACCTTCATCAAGATCTTTGGTAAAGGTCGCGAAGACATCGCGTTGGGTTTCACCGGTGTGTTGGTTTCCATTCCAGTATTTTGTGACTCGGCTTACGTGCTGTTGCAATCGTTGGTTCGCGCAATCTCTGCCAACACCGGTAAGTCCGTTGTTGGTTTAGGTTCTACCTTGGCAATCGGTCTGCTGATCACCCACGCCATGGTGCCACCAACACCGGGCCCTGTTGGCGTTGCTGCGTTGCTGGGTGTCGATTTGGGCGCATACATGGTTTGGGGACTTATCGTTGCTATCCCAATGATGCTAGGTACCATTTTCTACACCCGCCGCATGGGCCAAAAATACTACCGTGTTCCAGGTAAAGATGGCGAATGGATCTCTGAGCCAGCGATGTTCCGCGGCGTCAAAGAGATGTCTTCTGAAGAGGAAGCGAAACTGCCAAGCAACTTGCTGTCATTCGCGCCAATCCTAATGCCTATTGCGCTAATCTTAACCCGCACCTTAATGGGCAAACTGCCTGAGGGTGAAGAAGCCAGCTTCTTATACAACTTGATTCAACTGGTTGGCCACCCGGTAATCGCCGTTGGTCTCGGCCTGCTGGTAGCGCTGTATGGTTTGACTCGTCACATCCCACGTGAGCAGATCATCACCTCGATGGAGAGCGGCGTTTCCTCTACCGGTATCATCCTACTGGTAACTGGTGCCGGCGGTGCAATGGGTGCAGTACTGCGTGCTTCTGGCGCTGGCGACACCATTGCCGATGCCATCGCCTCTACCGGTTTACCACCAATCCTGATCCCGCTGGCAATCGCTTCACTGCTACGTTTAGCTCAGGGGTCTGCCACGGTTGCGATGATCACTGCAGCGACCATCACTGCACCTATGGTTCCGGGGCTGGGCTTAGAGCCAGTATTCGTTGCCTTGGCTTGTGCTGTTGGTGCTATCGGCTTTAGTCACTTTAATGATTCCTACTTCCACGTGGTAAACCGCACCTTGGGTGTAGATGAAACCAAAGCACAGATGGAGATCTGGTGTGTGACCGCTATGATCGCTTGGGCGATTGGTGCCACCATGGTGACGGCATTGAACTTGGCCTTCGGCTCAGCCGGTACCATCTTCGATCTGGTTATCCCAATGCTGACCCTAGCAGGTCTGCTAGTGTGGATTAGCAAGCAGGATACCGAAGAGCTGCCTGCTACTGAAACGGCCTAA
- a CDS encoding aryl-sulfate sulfotransferase, with amino-acid sequence MMKIRNAAVVFAVIGAIGFSQSAMAAGVKSSLKSTRGMAVYSKGTEVIGTIFMNKYGYAPLTAVIDIPSGRKLTDVKVTVLAKGADGVDISYHVAANELLQHSGIPVFGLYADYQNRVLVNWTEDGKRQNHTFNMRTGGVKFTPAANARSSYLKGEVKVKAAKGFEDRLYLVDGFGDGSARSIVGHNNPKAPGAGLWDRSPTLSMYDTNGDLRWYMDYQAFRDAEHYRKTGYVMGIKQVGKDLVWGAGQAYHRMSLMGEHVYSRDLPGNYSDFSHDIHHRPNGNMIIRVAKKDYRNDIGEIVNTVRDHIIEVDPNGKLVHEWDLNGILDPYRDITLKGLDMGAVCLNVDVDKAGKTVTKEELAAMPYGDVPGVGAGRNWAHVNSVSYDELDDGLIVSLRHQSANIKIGKDNQVKWIMSARGGWKGDLAAKVLQPIDADGNNIDCTEQGQCPDLDKFDFTWTQHTAYIGKNNDQRYFKLFVLDNGDGRGNEQPAMPTMKYTRGVEYVIDEENMTVQQLWQYGKDRGYEFYSPVTSITQYMGDKDSNFIASMSTGLYEGKTVGKILEVPYGEDKPAVEIWVHGMAPGAPGYRATVIKPAFDQ; translated from the coding sequence ATGATGAAGATACGCAATGCAGCAGTAGTATTTGCAGTGATTGGTGCCATTGGTTTTAGCCAAAGTGCAATGGCCGCAGGGGTTAAGAGCTCACTTAAGTCCACTCGCGGAATGGCAGTCTACTCCAAAGGCACTGAGGTGATCGGCACCATTTTCATGAACAAATATGGCTACGCGCCGTTGACCGCTGTGATTGACATTCCTAGCGGCCGTAAGCTGACCGATGTCAAAGTGACCGTACTAGCCAAAGGCGCTGATGGAGTCGATATTAGTTACCATGTCGCAGCGAATGAGTTGCTGCAACACTCCGGTATTCCAGTGTTTGGCTTATATGCAGATTACCAAAACCGAGTCTTGGTTAACTGGACCGAAGATGGCAAACGTCAGAATCACACCTTTAACATGCGCACCGGTGGGGTCAAGTTTACTCCAGCGGCAAATGCACGCAGCTCTTACCTTAAAGGCGAAGTTAAAGTTAAAGCGGCAAAGGGTTTTGAAGATCGGTTGTACCTTGTAGATGGCTTTGGCGATGGCTCAGCACGTTCTATCGTTGGCCATAACAACCCCAAAGCACCAGGGGCTGGCTTGTGGGATCGTTCACCAACCCTTTCAATGTACGACACCAATGGCGATTTACGCTGGTACATGGATTACCAAGCGTTCCGCGACGCGGAACACTATCGTAAAACCGGTTACGTAATGGGCATTAAGCAGGTTGGTAAGGATCTGGTTTGGGGCGCAGGTCAGGCTTACCACCGTATGAGCTTGATGGGGGAGCACGTGTACTCGCGTGATCTACCAGGTAACTACTCTGATTTCTCCCACGACATTCACCACCGTCCGAACGGCAACATGATTATTCGCGTGGCTAAAAAGGACTACCGCAATGACATCGGTGAGATTGTTAACACCGTCCGTGACCACATTATTGAGGTCGACCCAAACGGCAAATTAGTTCACGAGTGGGACTTAAACGGCATTCTCGATCCGTATCGCGATATCACCCTCAAAGGGTTGGATATGGGCGCTGTGTGTTTGAATGTTGATGTTGATAAGGCTGGTAAAACAGTAACCAAAGAAGAGCTGGCCGCGATGCCTTACGGTGATGTACCAGGTGTTGGTGCTGGCCGTAACTGGGCTCACGTTAACTCAGTCTCTTACGATGAGTTAGACGACGGTTTGATTGTGTCGCTGCGTCACCAGTCCGCCAATATTAAGATTGGTAAAGATAACCAAGTGAAGTGGATTATGTCCGCTCGTGGCGGTTGGAAAGGTGACTTAGCCGCCAAGGTACTGCAGCCAATTGATGCGGATGGGAATAACATCGATTGTACTGAACAGGGCCAGTGTCCAGACTTAGATAAGTTCGACTTTACTTGGACTCAACACACCGCTTACATCGGCAAAAATAACGATCAGCGCTACTTCAAACTGTTCGTTCTCGATAACGGTGACGGCCGTGGCAACGAACAGCCAGCGATGCCAACCATGAAGTACACCCGTGGTGTTGAGTATGTGATTGATGAAGAGAACATGACGGTACAGCAGCTGTGGCAGTACGGTAAGGATCGTGGCTACGAGTTCTACTCGCCGGTTACCTCTATCACTCAATACATGGGCGATAAGGATTCTAACTTCATCGCATCGATGTCTACCGGTCTGTACGAAGGGAAAACCGTTGGTAAGATTTTGGAGGTCCCATATGGCGAAGATAAGCCCGCGGTTGAGATCTGGGTTCACGGCATGGCACCAGGTGCTCCGGGCTATCGTGCGACCGTGATCAAGCCAGCATTCGATCAGTAA
- a CDS encoding TetR/AcrR family transcriptional regulator — translation MYRKNRQTVRNQLLRSAQYLIQQQGLVSMRFCDIAKHAETSTGTLYSHFASKENLLVELYVERINDYVKTRQELLDAELNPAERLLVSNLTPIMVSLHSPNTDGLNFMIANAGLWQHAESAYRSQIEASFLKLQQITDKLWLVPIEQGKLLSDMAAIKQCRQLLIGYQRGCVLQSQNLFLREQQSLPSLECSFSTMENLLNGLDWLAPYGHIDQSQVISACRTQLDWHTKALI, via the coding sequence ATGTATAGAAAGAACCGCCAAACCGTTCGTAATCAATTACTGCGCAGCGCGCAATATTTGATTCAACAGCAGGGGCTGGTATCGATGCGTTTCTGCGACATTGCCAAGCATGCGGAAACATCCACGGGCACGCTTTACTCCCACTTTGCTTCAAAAGAGAACCTGCTGGTGGAGTTGTATGTTGAGCGCATCAACGACTATGTTAAAACGCGGCAGGAGTTATTAGACGCCGAGCTTAACCCTGCAGAGCGCTTGTTGGTATCAAATCTCACCCCAATCATGGTGAGCTTGCACAGCCCCAACACTGATGGGCTCAATTTTATGATTGCCAATGCCGGGTTGTGGCAACACGCTGAAAGCGCATATCGCAGTCAAATAGAAGCCAGTTTTTTAAAACTGCAGCAGATCACCGACAAATTGTGGTTAGTGCCGATCGAACAGGGAAAATTGCTGAGCGATATGGCCGCTATTAAACAATGCCGCCAACTCTTGATTGGTTATCAACGAGGCTGTGTGCTGCAATCGCAAAATCTGTTCCTGCGCGAGCAGCAGTCGTTGCCAAGTCTCGAATGCTCATTTTCCACCATGGAAAACCTATTGAATGGGCTAGACTGGCTCGCTCCCTATGGTCATATTGACCAAAGTCAGGTTATCTCAGCTTGTCGAACCCAACTGGATTGGCACACCAAGGCATTGATATAA